CGTTTTTTCCATTCTCGGGCATCCGCTGACATATGCACGCTGACACTGAACCCCAATTTGGCACTCATGATGCCAATCGACATGCCCAAATTACCGGTAGATCCGACGGCAATGCTGTACTGGCTAAAGAACTGGCGGAAATCATCGGAAAACAGTTTGCTGTAGTCATCGGTTTCCACCAATAAACCGGCCTGTAACGCCAGTTTTTCAGCATGCGTTAAGACTTCATAAATACCGCCACGGGCTTTAATCGAGCCGGAAATAGGCAAATGGCTGTCTAGCTTTAACAGCAAGCGGCCGGTAATAGCCACCCCGTAGCGCTGTTGCAGCGCTTGCTGCATGGCAGGTATTGCGACAATATCAGACTCGATAATGCCTTGGGTCTTTTGCGTCTCGACAAAGGCTTGGCATAAATAAGGAGCAAAGCGTTGTAACCGAGCCTCGGCATCGTCAACATCCTGTCGCAATAATCCGACGTAAGGTAAGCCGACTTCAACCGTGGTAGCTTGCGGGTTAAACCAGGATACCTCTTCTAAATTGATAAGCTTTTTGACCAAAGGATAATCGGTAATTAATTTATCAATTTCAGTGCTTTTCATAGAATGTCTCTTTTCAATCATATGATGTAAGAAAGTAGGAAAGTCGTCCCTAAGGCAATCACCGACGCGATAAAGGTCGCGGTCGTATAATATTTGAATGTTTCACTCAACGTCGCACCACAGTATTGCTTAACCAGCCAAAAGAGTGAGTCAGTGACAATGGTGAAACCAATGGCGCCAGAGCCAATCGCCAGTGTAATAATTTCAGGGCTGACGTTGGGGTACATCGGTAATATCGGTGAAACAATGGCGGTTGCGCCCATCATCGCCACCGTCGCCGAACCCACCGCAGCATGGAGTATCAGTGCCACCAGCCATGCGAGTAAAATCGGGTGCATATCCAAGTTAGACAAAATCACGGCCAGTGAATCCGCCAAGCCGCTGGCTTTTAAGATGCCGTTAAAGGCCCCACCGGCACCGATGATTAACAGAATATTGGCGATAGAAGAAAAGCCTTCTTCTGTTTTCGCCAGCAGTGTTCCCATGCCCATATTCTGCCGAATACCCAAGGTGTAATAAGCCACAAACACCGCGATAAACATGGCCGTAATCGGATTGCCGATAAACTCGAAGAATGAATAAAGCGTCGTGCCTTTAGTCATATTCAGCTCTGCGGCGGTCTTCATTAACATCAAAACAATCGGCAGCAATATCGTGAATAAGGTGGCTTTCAGGGACGGTAATTCATCCTCATGGCGCACTTTCAGTTCAGAAAAAGCGGGCGGCACCACTTTAAAGGGCAAGCGTTTACCGACAATACGCAGGAACAACGGCCCACCGATTAATGAAGCGGCTAATCCCACCACCAACCCATACACAATAACGGTGCCGACATCCGCCCCAAGTGTATTAGTGACATACATGGCAGCCGGATGAGGCGGCACCACGCAATGAACCGCCATCAAAGCGGTACACAGCGGGATAGCCAATTTCAGCAACGAGGTATTGGTTTTTCTGGCGATGGAGAAGGCTAATGGAATCAATAAGACCACGCCCACTTCGACAAAAAGAGTAATACCGCAGATTAATCCGACCAGCACCATGGTGACATCAGGTGATAGCCAGCGGCAACGCTGTAAGGTGATACCGATGCGTTCTGCCGCGCCGGAGACCTCCATCATTTTCCCTAAAATCGTCCCCAGTCCAATGACTGCGGCTAAGAAACCTAATGTGCCGCCTATGCCGCCTTCAATGGCATTCACCATCTCCAACGGATTCATTCCCATCAATAGCCCGACGTAAAAACTGGCTAATAACAGTGCGAGGAAAGGATGTATTTTCAGTTTTACGATGGTGAAAATAATAATAATGATGCTCGTTAATAACGTCCCCACTACCCATATTTGTGAGTCCATAGCCAACCTCTTCTAATAATAAGTTCTGTCCATATTGAATAAGAATTGGCCGATGCTGACAAATGATATAAAACGCCCGTTAGATGATCCAGATTGAATCAAACGTGTAATATTCGTCATAGTTTTGTCATTAAGTCTGATTTGCATCACACTGACTCACCCTAATGACAGATTTTATGGCTGACTGCAGTATGCTATTGGCTCGTATTGATTGCCCGAGTGAGCGCTATGTACCCAGAAAAAAGCTATATCACCCGCAATAAATTGTTGAATGGCTATCAACTTTCTAAGCTCTATACCTTTGAAATTGCGGCGCGGCATAGCTCATTTGCACTGGCTGCCGACGAGCTATCAATCAGTCCCAGTGCCGTTAGCCACCGCATCAATAGCCTCGAAGAAGAATTAGGCTTCAAGCTGTTCCAGCGATTTCATCGTAAAGTGACGCTAACCAGCGAAGGGGAGCGGGTATTTTGGGTATTGAAATCCTCACTGGAATACCTGAATCAGGAAATATTGGAGATCAAGAATCAGGAGCTGTCGGGCACCCTGACCGTCTATTCTCGCCCCTCCATTGCCCAGTGCTGGCTGGTACCTAAATTGGCCGATTTCGCCCAGCACTACCCTGCCATCAGTTTGAATATTCTCACCGGCAATGAGAACGTCAACTTCCAAGGCGGCGGCATTGATTTAGCGATCTATTTTGACGATAAAACGCCAGAGAAATTGTCCTATCAGCATCTAATGGATGAATCGATGGTGCCGGTCTGTAGCCCAGAATATGCAGAAAAACATCAGCTTCATGGCAACCTGATCAATCTACGACAATGCACCTTGCTGCATGACCGCCAAGCTTGGAGTTATGATTCCGATAGCAGTGAGTGGAATACATGGAGCCAGCAAGTGGGTTTTGATATCGATCCTTTGCAGCGCAGTATGGGGTTTGATCGCTCCGATTTGGCGATCATTGCAGCCATTAATCATGTTGGCGTTGCTATGGGGCGTAAGAGGTTGGTGACCAAACGGCTGGAGAATCAAGAGTTGATTATGCCGTTCCCCGGAATGGAAATCAGATGTGAGCAGCGTTATTACATCTCCACCCTGTCTGACCGGCAATGGCCGAAAATTAATGCGTTTATCCAGTGGCTCAAGAAGATGGCGCAAGAGAATTGAGCAAGAAGCGCTTCCTGTCCAATTGCCCAGACGGCCAACAAACACCGATGACTCGATCGGGAACGGTGAGGACAGGCAGAAGAGTAAAGCGTCCGCGCCAAGGATGGCGCGGCTCGAGCCTCCATGGATGGATTCACGGCGTCTTTACGATCTGCTTGTCCTCTCCGCAATGAGCACCTTGTCAGCTATCTCAAGCGCTTCCTATTAGAAGCGCCTGAGCATCACGCCATTTGCGCCGCTTTTTGGGCTAAGTCGCGGCTATATTGGCGGCTAGCATCCACCAACATGTGGGTATAGGCGGTTTTCTCGCAGTCAGTGGTGAGGTCTGCGGTATTCAGCGTTTCCAGAATTCGGCCATGTTGCATCACCGCCACACGATGGCAAAGATGCGCAATCACGCCTAAGTCATGGGTCACCATCAGATAGGTGAGTTTCTCCCGCTGTTGTAGCTCTGCCAACAGATTCAGAATTTCAGCCTGTACCGACACATCCAGCGCCGAAGTAGGTTCATCCAGCAGTAAAACACGTGGCTCTAAAATGAGCGCCCGAGCTATCGCCACGCGCTGGCGCTGACCACCGGAGAGCTGATGCGGGTAACGCTGACGAAACTGATTGTTGAGGCCCACCTTTTCCAAAATACTGTCAATCCGTTGATCGCGATCCCCGATACCGTGAATGCTCAAGGGTTCCGAAAGAATATACTCGACGGTATGGCGAGGATGCAGCGAGCCATAGGGGTCTTGGAAGACCATTTGAACGTGTCGGCAACGATCACGCTCAATGCGGTGCGCCAATGGAATTTGATTGAGCGTGAGCTGCCCCGTCCAGTGGTTAAACAACCCCGCAAGGCATTTCAATACGGTGGTTTTGCCGGAACCCGACTCCCCCACCAAACCGAAAATTTCACCATCGTTGACCGCCAGATTGACATCAAATAGCACCTGATTTTGCTGGCTACCCTCGCCAAAGATCAGGTTGAGATTGTTAATTTCAATCATCGCATTTGCAGACATAGCAGGCTCCTTAACCATTCATCCAAGCGGGATCACGCACCATCACAGGCAAGCGATCTCGGCGATTATTCAGATCAGGCAATGCGTTGAGCAAGCCACGGGTATAGGGGTGCTGCGCATTATCGAGGTCACAAGCCGCAATGGACTCCACCACTCGTCCGGCATACATCACCAGCACGCGATCGCAGAAGCTGCGCACGAGGTTGATATCATGGCTGATAAAAATCAGCCCCAGACCGCGCTCCTGCACCAAATCATCCAGCATCGCCAACACTTGTAAGCGTACCGAGACATCAAGCGCGGACGTTGGCTCATCGGCAATCACCATTTCTGGGCCCGTGATCAACATCATGGCGATCATGATGCGCTGCCCTTGCCCACCGGAGACTTCATGGGGATAGAGATGATAGACCCGTTGCGGCTGGCGGATACGCACCACCTCAAACATGGATAACACTCGCTCCCGCGCCTCTTGGCGTGAGACTTTATGGTGGGCCAAATAGGCTTCCGCTACCTGATCACCGACACACACCACCGGATTCAATGAGTATTTCGGATCTTGCATAATCATCGACATCCGTTTGCCACGTACCTCACGCATTTTGGCTTCGCTGGCGCGCAATAAATCCACTTCAGCAAAACGTAGCGTGTTGGCCTGTATTTGCGCGCTGTTTGGATGTAGCTTGAGTAACGCTCTGCCGACGGTGGATTTACCTGAGCCGGATTCTCCGACGATGGCGAGCTTCTCTTTGCCCAGTGCAAAGGAGACACCGCGCACCGCATCCGTCACCTGTTTACCATTGACGAAGCTGACCCGCAGGTCGTCCACTTCCAGCAAGGGCACTGCTTTATTCTGTTCTGGGATCGAGGATGTCACGTAGGCCATCTCCTAGGAAGTTAAACGCCAGACTGTTGAGCAAAATCGCCAAACCGGGGATAGTCACCAGCCACCAGCACTCCATCATGTAACGTCGGCCACTGGAGATCATCGCCCCCCATTCTGGGTCCGGTGGCTGCGAACCTAAGCCGAGGAACCCCAAACCCGCCGCCGTCAAAATGATACCGGCCATATTCATGGTGATGCGGATGATCACCGAGGGCAGGCACAGCGGCACGATGTGACGGGACAAAATACGCAGTGGCGAGGCACCTTGTAATTTCACCGCTGAGACAAAATCGGCGTTGCGTAATGAAAGGGTTTCAGCCCTTGCCAAACGGGCAATGGGCGGCCACGCCGTCAAGGTGATCGCAATAACCACGTGCTCCAAACCGGGGCCTAAAGCTGCCACGAACGCCAGTGCCAGAACCAAGCTGGGGAAGGAGATAAAAATATCGGTGATACGCATCAGCACGCTATCGACTTTGCCGCCGAAATAGCCCGCGACCACGCCCAGTAATAGTCCGATGGGCCCCACGGTCACCGATACCAGTGCCACGATGTATAAGGTGGTGCGTGCGCCATAAATTAACCGGCTATATTGATCACGGCCAAACTCATCGGTACCAAACCAGTGTTGGCTGCTCGGTGCCTGCAAAGCGTTGCCCAGATCTTGCGTCAATGGGTTGTGCGTGGCTAACCAAGGGGCAAAGAAAGCCACCACCAATAGCAAACCAATAATCGCGACGCCGATCGCCGTCAGCGGGTTTTTCATTAAGGTGCGCATAAAGTTCAGCACCCGCCGTAGGCCGCGTTTCCAGCCCTGACTGTTGCGATCAGGGCGTGCCACGGTGTTATCAGGTTCAGAGGAAAGCATCATTGATTCGTCCTCGGGTCAAAGATCTGATACAGCATGTCAGACAGTAAATTCAGTGAAACGAAGATCAGCCCCACCAGCAACACGCACCCCATCACCGCATTCATATCACCGAGTAATAAGCTGCCGGTGAGATAGGAGCCAAACCCCGGCCACGAGAAGACGGTTTCAATCAATACCGCCCCTTCGAGTAATGAGCCGTAGGCCAGTGCGACCACCGTCAGTAATTGCACCAGAATATTGCGAAACGCATGGCCCCATAGCACCTGAAACTCGGATAATCCCTTCACTTTGGCGGTGATAATGTATTCCTGCGACAGTTGCGCCAGCATAAAGCTGCGGGTCATACGACTGATGTACGCCAGCGAATGGAAGCCGAGGATCGTCGCCGGTAACAGCAAGTGATTAACCGCACTGCGGAACACTTCCCACTCACCGGCCAGTGCGGAGTCAATCAGCAGTAAGCCCGTGCGGCGATCAACCAAGCCGTCATAGGCCATATCCACCCGACCTGCGCCGCCAACCCAGTTTAACCAAGCGTAGAACACCAGCAGCCCCATCATGCCGACCCAGAAGATCGGGGTTGAGTAGCCTGCCAAGCTAATGAAACGCACCACATAGTCAGCAAATTTGCCACGGCGGGCTGCCGCCATTACCCCCAGTGGGATACCCAAACCGGCCCCGACCAAAATGGCCATGGTGGCAAGCTCAATGGTGGCAGGGAAGACGCGAATGATGTCATCCACTACCGGCCGTCCAGTGAGCAAGGCATTACCGAGATCACCGTGAATGAGCGAGTTAAAATAGATAAAAAATTGTGTCCATAACGGCTTATCCAACCCCAATTGCAAGTAAACCTGCTGATAGGTGCTTTGGTCCGCATCTTGGCCCACTATCGCCAAAACAGGGTCGATGGGCATCACTCGCCCAATAATGAACGTCAGAATCAATAAGCCGAATAACGTCACCGCCACTTGCAGCAGGCGCTTGGATAAACGCCGTACAATGCCATGGGGGGCAAACCAGTCTGAAACCTTCATGCTATCCTCCCGTCATGGGCAAGGCATGCTCATGCCCTGCCCGTTAGGTTGCGTGCAGTGAATTTATCGCTGCTTATACACCTGTAGCAGGCGGGTGGTGGTGGACGGATGCGGCACGTAATCCATGACGTCCTTGCGCACCACAACGGAGTCAACCATTTGTGAGATAGGTAAAATGGCAGGGTAAAGCGCGTCGTAACGTTCCTGAACGGCCACGTACATTTGCTTTTGCTTAACCGGATCTTTTTCGATTAATGCATTATCAATCAGATCGTTAAGTTCTTTATCGTAGAAAGAGGTGCGCCAGCCTTGGAAGTTGGTCAGTTTGGCGGCATCACTGTTATCAGGGTTGTAGGCGACCGAACGCAGGCTAGAGTGTGGGTGCGGGTCAACACCGCCACCACCACGGCCAACCAACATGTCGAATTGGCGGTCGCGCATCGCGCCATAAACCTGATTCCCAGTGCCGGTCAGAATCTTGGCTTGTATCCCCGCCTGTGCCAGTGTGGATTGCACCGATGTCGCCACATTGATGAACGGAGGATCAGACAGGACACGCAGCGTGGTGGTGAATCCGTCTGGATAGCCGGCTTCGGCTAATAGCGCCTTGGCTTTCGCCACATCCAACTGATAGCCGGGATCAGGCAGCGTGACATCCATGCCTTTCTGAATCGGGCGTTGGTGGAAAATGCCATAGCCCGGCATGATGGTGTTATTGATACCGGCATAATCAATCAGATAACGTACTGCTTCGCGCACTTTTGGGTTAGCAAAATGCGGCTCTTTCAGGCTCATCGCAACATAGTAAATGGTGCCACGCTGAACTTCATCGACCTTGATATCAGGGTTGTTTTTCAGCGCATTGATATCTGGCACTGACATGCCACTGGCAATATCAATGTCCCCTTTTTCGATCATTAAGCGCAGTGCTTGCGACTCGGTCATATGGCGGAATATCGCCCGCTTAATTTTGGCATCGCCTTGCCAGTAATTCTCGACTCGGCTCATCCGCAAGACATCTTTTGCCTGCCAGACGTCAAGCTTGAAGGGGCCAGAACCCGCTTCGTTGGTGGTCAACCAACCGTTACCCCAGTCGCCATTTTTCTCATGTTGCATCACGGTGGCTTGGTCCAAAATCGAACCACTGCCCAAGGTGCCCAGTGAGTAGATCACCAGTTTTGGGTCGGTCGGTTTTGGCAGTTCAATTTCCACCGTTAAGGGGTCTTTGGCACGAATCAGTTGCGCCACGTTATCAGCGGTGAAACCGTAGGATTTCCACGTCGTGGCTTGCGCCAGATTGAGGTGCATCAGGCGATTCATCGACCAAGCAAAGTCGGCGGCCGTCACCGGATTACCGGAGTGGAATTTCATGCCATCACGCAGGGTGAAGGTAATTAATTTGCCGTCATCACTAATTTTCCATGCCGTGGCCGCGCCGGGCAGCACCTTACTGGGGGTATGCGGGTCCAGTTCGACCAAGGAGTCATACAGGTTAACGATGATAGCCACCGCATCATTGCCGGTCATGGCGGCGGGATCGAGGGACAGCAGGTTATTCATGTTCATGCCAACAATCAGTTGGTCATCGGGTGTTTTCGCCACACTGACGCCAGCCGACGTCAGGGTGACCATAAGGGTAAGGAGGAGTGTTCTAACTATTATTATCGCGTTCATGGACCATCTCCGGTAAGAAAAGGCTAGATCTGAATGCTTGTTTTTATAGTCGATACAACGGGTTATCACGACCCAAAGACATTGGTGTTGTCAGTTAGCAAGCAAGCTAAACGTTATTCCGGGCGTAAGGTATGTGCTTGGATATAATCGAAATTAATATCCTCACCTAAACCTGGGCGAGTCGGCAGTGAGACATAACCTTCACTGTCCATCGGGTCGATAATGCTGTTGAGGTAGGCAGCAGGTTCATCGTAATCGAGGAACGGATGCAGCAGTCCGCGCTCATACCAGCGGCAGTTGCGAATAGCACCGACCACGGCCAAGTTAGGCGCGCCATTGCCATGAATCTCGCAATCCATGCCGAAAGATTCCGCCAAATGAGCCACTTTCAGGCAAGGTGTAATACCGCCTACCCCTTGCACACCCGCGCGTAAAATATCGCAGGCACCGGCTTTCACCCAGTCGGCACGGCTGAAGTATTTACCCGCCAAGCTTTCAGGCCCGATGATGTCAATCTGTAGGTTTTCACGCAGCCAGCAATAAGAGGCCATGCTCTGCTCTTCCATCGGCTCTTCGAACCAACTGAAGTTCAGTTTTTGCAGCTCGCGGCCAATGTAGAGTGCGTCGCTGCGGCTATACCAGTGGTAGCCATCAAGCATCAACGCGACATCTGGCCCTACCGCTTCACGGACAGCAGCGCAAGCACGGACATCCATCTGTGGGCTAGGCGCGAAGGAAACCGGCGGCATCCATGTATGCAGCTTAATCCCCTTATAGCCTCTGGCGACCAACTGCTCGGCAAAGCGGGCGTATTCATCTGGCGTAGATAAACCACCGGCCAATTCGTCCCCACACATGGTGCTGCCGTAAGCCAATACTTTATCGCGGTAGCCACCGAGCAATTTATACACTGGCTGGCCCAACTTGCGCCCGAGCAGATCCCAGATAGCTTGTTCCGCAATGGCCAGTGCTCGGTCAGTGAGTTGATTCGCGCTGCCCCGTTGCCAATGCACTAAATCATTCCACAGCCGCTCGCGATCAAAAGGATTCTGTCCAATCAGGACTTTTTTAAAGAAGCTATTAATAATGTGTGGACGGATCACTTCAGGGGGAGCGAAAGCATAACCGCAATCACCTTCGTCGGTGGTCAAGGTCAGCATGGCCATTTTGGCCTGCGATTCCTCACCGGGATGGGAATGCCCTGCGGTATCAGACACACGCCGAGTGGGATAAGAAAAAACGGTTACCTCTACTGAGATTATTTTCACCTGATTACCTGCCTTTATGGTTCATCTCGTTTGCAATCGAAACGGGGTCGATCGTTAGCCTATTCTGATGCCAGGATTTTTTTCATTCGGCACTAGAAAGGCTAATCCCTTATTTTTAATAATGATTTACTCACTTCAAATACTAGAACGACGGATCTTTTAAAATGGAATGTTATTTCACTTGCTCAGTATTGAAGATAACCATCTAATAGTCATTAGGAGAATCGCTGCAAAAGCAGTAATAAAGACGCACTTTTTTAGGCAAACGCCCAGTTTATTGTGAGCAGTATCACGATGAATTTGGTGGAGAGTGTCGGACGTCACAAAACACGGCCGCGCCGCGAGTGCCTCAACGGCGGTTTAAAGCCAGGCTCTGCCATCAAACAAGGCGGTATGAGTGCAGTGATTCGTCAAAGGATAAAACCGCACCGCACGGATATCAGACAGATAAGAATTATCTTGTAAGTCACTGGTAAAGAATGGATTTAGGCTAAAACATATTGATTACAAATATGACCTCGGGCTATGCTCAATCTCACTTATAACAAAATGTAACAGAGGTTCTCTCCCCCACAGATTTCAAGCCATCGGACGGCAGCGAACCCGTTTCCCTCGCCGTTTTATCCCTTGAATGGGCGGAAGAGACCGAGGAAATGAGCATGGATCGTCGTACACTTTTAAAATCGTCAGGGTTATTACTGGGCGGCTTAACTTTTGGTGGCTTGGTTTCTCGGGCTCAAGCCAAAAGTATTGAGATTGTCTCCCCGAAAATGACACCGAGTGAGCAACAACCTTTGCTCCTCAATTTTAATGAAAATTCGTTAGGGATGTCGCCGAAAGCGCATCAAGCCATTATTGATGCCCTGCCTACCGCCTTTCGCTACCCTGATGCCGCTCGTGAACAGTTGATTAACGATATCGCCGCCGAGTATCAACTTAAACCCGAAAATGTTTCTCTGGGGAATGGCTCATCTGAGACCATTCAGGCTGTTATCCAAGCGGTGATTCGCCAAGCTGAACAAGACCGTACGCCGATTCAACTGGTGGTGCCGGACCCGACATTTAACTATGCCGAGCTGTATGCCAAGCCCTTTGGTATTCCCATTGAGAAAGTGGTTCTCACCCCAGAAATGACGTTCGATCTGCCAGCCATGAAGCAGAAAGTAGCGAGTTTTAACGGGCGATCGATCGTCTATCTGTGCAATCCCAATAACCCAACGGCGACCATCACCCCCGCCAATCTTATTGATGCATGGGTTAAAAGTGCCTCACCGGATACGCTGTTTATTATTGATGAAGCCTACGCGGAGTTTGTCAGTGATCCTGCGTTCCGTAGCGCGATTGAGTTGGTTCAGGCAGGCCATAAAAATCTGTTGGTGACCCGTACTTTCTCGAAAATATTCGCACTGGCAGGGCTGAGAGTGGGCTATGGTATCGCTCATCCGGCACTGATCGCCCAAGTTGAAAACTTTGTCTCACTGGATAACACCAATACCGCTGGCGCGGTGGCCGCATTGGCCTCATTGCAAGATAAACCTTTTGTGCATTACAGCCGCCAGTCTACCGATCATGCGCGCCGTATCGTGACCGAAACACTGGATCAACTGAAATTGGCTTATGTGCCGTCTCAGGCAAACTTTGTTTTCCACCAAGTGACTGGCGATGTGAAAACCTACCAAAACCGGATGAAGCAATATCACGTGTTTGTTGGCCGAGAGTTCCCGCCGGCTGTCGGTTGGAACCGCCTAACGTTGGGTACGCCAGAAGAGATGACCGCCTTTGTCACCGTGTTAAAAATGTTCCGTAGCAAAGGTTGGGTGTAAGCGCCCGCCGTGGTGGCATGGGATTGATAAAGTTGCAAATTAAGTGAATGGGAGGGGGGAGCTCCTCCCGAATTGCCCTACGCGCCCTACGCATAGGTTAATAACAATAATAGGAATGGCTATGAAGAAATTATCACTGGGTATCATGGTATTAGCATTAATCAGCAGCCAGCACGCCTTCGCTAAAAGCTGGCAAGACATTAAGCAAAGCGGTGAATTACGTATCGGCGTGCCGGGGGATTACGCACCTTTAGCCTTCCACGATAAACAGGGCCAATTGGTGGGCTATGACGTTGATATGGCAAAATCGCTGGCGGATAGCTTGAAACTTAAGGTCACCTTCGTGGCAACCAGTTGGCCGACGCTATCGGAAGATTTAGTGGCTGATAAGTTTGATATCGCCATGGGTGGAGTGACCGAGACAGCGGGACGTGCGGCGCAGTTTGCGTTATCCAGCCCCGTGGTTAAGAACGGCAAAATTGCCTTAGCCAACTGCCAGCAAGCCAAAAAATTCCCCACGCTGGATGCCATTGACCGTGAAGCCGTCAAAGTCATTGTCAACCCAGGTGGCACCAACCAATCATTTGTCGATGCCAATATCAAAA
The window above is part of the Yersinia massiliensis genome. Proteins encoded here:
- the dsdC gene encoding DNA-binding transcriptional regulator DsdC, which gives rise to MYPEKSYITRNKLLNGYQLSKLYTFEIAARHSSFALAADELSISPSAVSHRINSLEEELGFKLFQRFHRKVTLTSEGERVFWVLKSSLEYLNQEILEIKNQELSGTLTVYSRPSIAQCWLVPKLADFAQHYPAISLNILTGNENVNFQGGGIDLAIYFDDKTPEKLSYQHLMDESMVPVCSPEYAEKHQLHGNLINLRQCTLLHDRQAWSYDSDSSEWNTWSQQVGFDIDPLQRSMGFDRSDLAIIAAINHVGVAMGRKRLVTKRLENQELIMPFPGMEIRCEQRYYISTLSDRQWPKINAFIQWLKKMAQEN
- a CDS encoding ABC transporter ATP-binding protein; this translates as MAYVTSSIPEQNKAVPLLEVDDLRVSFVNGKQVTDAVRGVSFALGKEKLAIVGESGSGKSTVGRALLKLHPNSAQIQANTLRFAEVDLLRASEAKMREVRGKRMSMIMQDPKYSLNPVVCVGDQVAEAYLAHHKVSRQEARERVLSMFEVVRIRQPQRVYHLYPHEVSGGQGQRIMIAMMLITGPEMVIADEPTSALDVSVRLQVLAMLDDLVQERGLGLIFISHDINLVRSFCDRVLVMYAGRVVESIAACDLDNAQHPYTRGLLNALPDLNNRRDRLPVMVRDPAWMNG
- a CDS encoding ABC transporter ATP-binding protein is translated as MIEINNLNLIFGEGSQQNQVLFDVNLAVNDGEIFGLVGESGSGKTTVLKCLAGLFNHWTGQLTLNQIPLAHRIERDRCRHVQMVFQDPYGSLHPRHTVEYILSEPLSIHGIGDRDQRIDSILEKVGLNNQFRQRYPHQLSGGQRQRVAIARALILEPRVLLLDEPTSALDVSVQAEILNLLAELQQREKLTYLMVTHDLGVIAHLCHRVAVMQHGRILETLNTADLTTDCEKTAYTHMLVDASRQYSRDLAQKAAQMA
- a CDS encoding ABC transporter substrate-binding protein; its protein translation is MNAIIIVRTLLLTLMVTLTSAGVSVAKTPDDQLIVGMNMNNLLSLDPAAMTGNDAVAIIVNLYDSLVELDPHTPSKVLPGAATAWKISDDGKLITFTLRDGMKFHSGNPVTAADFAWSMNRLMHLNLAQATTWKSYGFTADNVAQLIRAKDPLTVEIELPKPTDPKLVIYSLGTLGSGSILDQATVMQHEKNGDWGNGWLTTNEAGSGPFKLDVWQAKDVLRMSRVENYWQGDAKIKRAIFRHMTESQALRLMIEKGDIDIASGMSVPDINALKNNPDIKVDEVQRGTIYYVAMSLKEPHFANPKVREAVRYLIDYAGINNTIMPGYGIFHQRPIQKGMDVTLPDPGYQLDVAKAKALLAEAGYPDGFTTTLRVLSDPPFINVATSVQSTLAQAGIQAKILTGTGNQVYGAMRDRQFDMLVGRGGGGVDPHPHSSLRSVAYNPDNSDAAKLTNFQGWRTSFYDKELNDLIDNALIEKDPVKQKQMYVAVQERYDALYPAILPISQMVDSVVVRKDVMDYVPHPSTTTRLLQVYKQR
- a CDS encoding ABC transporter permease, whose translation is MRTLMKNPLTAIGVAIIGLLLVVAFFAPWLATHNPLTQDLGNALQAPSSQHWFGTDEFGRDQYSRLIYGARTTLYIVALVSVTVGPIGLLLGVVAGYFGGKVDSVLMRITDIFISFPSLVLALAFVAALGPGLEHVVIAITLTAWPPIARLARAETLSLRNADFVSAVKLQGASPLRILSRHIVPLCLPSVIIRITMNMAGIILTAAGLGFLGLGSQPPDPEWGAMISSGRRYMMECWWLVTIPGLAILLNSLAFNFLGDGLRDILDPRTE
- the dsdX gene encoding D-serine transporter DsdX codes for the protein MDSQIWVVGTLLTSIIIIIFTIVKLKIHPFLALLLASFYVGLLMGMNPLEMVNAIEGGIGGTLGFLAAVIGLGTILGKMMEVSGAAERIGITLQRCRWLSPDVTMVLVGLICGITLFVEVGVVLLIPLAFSIARKTNTSLLKLAIPLCTALMAVHCVVPPHPAAMYVTNTLGADVGTVIVYGLVVGLAASLIGGPLFLRIVGKRLPFKVVPPAFSELKVRHEDELPSLKATLFTILLPIVLMLMKTAAELNMTKGTTLYSFFEFIGNPITAMFIAVFVAYYTLGIRQNMGMGTLLAKTEEGFSSIANILLIIGAGGAFNGILKASGLADSLAVILSNLDMHPILLAWLVALILHAAVGSATVAMMGATAIVSPILPMYPNVSPEIITLAIGSGAIGFTIVTDSLFWLVKQYCGATLSETFKYYTTATFIASVIALGTTFLLSYII
- a CDS encoding mandelate racemase family protein, with translation MKIISVEVTVFSYPTRRVSDTAGHSHPGEESQAKMAMLTLTTDEGDCGYAFAPPEVIRPHIINSFFKKVLIGQNPFDRERLWNDLVHWQRGSANQLTDRALAIAEQAIWDLLGRKLGQPVYKLLGGYRDKVLAYGSTMCGDELAGGLSTPDEYARFAEQLVARGYKGIKLHTWMPPVSFAPSPQMDVRACAAVREAVGPDVALMLDGYHWYSRSDALYIGRELQKLNFSWFEEPMEEQSMASYCWLRENLQIDIIGPESLAGKYFSRADWVKAGACDILRAGVQGVGGITPCLKVAHLAESFGMDCEIHGNGAPNLAVVGAIRNCRWYERGLLHPFLDYDEPAAYLNSIIDPMDSEGYVSLPTRPGLGEDINFDYIQAHTLRPE
- a CDS encoding ABC transporter permease, whose protein sequence is MKVSDWFAPHGIVRRLSKRLLQVAVTLFGLLILTFIIGRVMPIDPVLAIVGQDADQSTYQQVYLQLGLDKPLWTQFFIYFNSLIHGDLGNALLTGRPVVDDIIRVFPATIELATMAILVGAGLGIPLGVMAAARRGKFADYVVRFISLAGYSTPIFWVGMMGLLVFYAWLNWVGGAGRVDMAYDGLVDRRTGLLLIDSALAGEWEVFRSAVNHLLLPATILGFHSLAYISRMTRSFMLAQLSQEYIITAKVKGLSEFQVLWGHAFRNILVQLLTVVALAYGSLLEGAVLIETVFSWPGFGSYLTGSLLLGDMNAVMGCVLLVGLIFVSLNLLSDMLYQIFDPRTNQ